Proteins encoded within one genomic window of Eurosta solidaginis isolate ZX-2024a chromosome 1, ASM4086904v1, whole genome shotgun sequence:
- the LOC137254497 gene encoding GPN-loop GTPase 3 isoform X1, whose amino-acid sequence MRYAQVVIGPAGSGKSTYCTYMQRHGQDSKRSIEVVNLDPAAEHFEYQPLVDIRDLIQLDDAMEDEELHYGPNGGLVFCLEYLIQNQDWLKTQLCGGDDSDNELGGEPDDDYILFDMPGQIELFTHLSMGKQLVQLLESWNFRICTIFLVDSQFMVDGAKFLSGTMAALSVMANLEMPHVNVLSKMDLLSKTVRKHLDNYLDPDPKALLGDITQDSAWGRAHRKLSEAIGSLIEDFRSSSCPWFNVPARAMIIRRNKIYSRFKRYRTEENWRACKLARNNKIIIIIKMSARPLLNVRSASTSAICLTRHSRTMLWRNLKTPRCM is encoded by the exons ATGCGGTACGCCCAGGTGGTTATTGGCCCTGCAGGCAGCGGTAAA tCAACATATTGCACATATATGCAGCGTCATGGACAAGATTCGAAACGTTCAATTGAAGTGGTCAACTTGGATCCAGCTGCTGAACATTTCGAGTATCAACCTTTAGTAGATATACGTGATTTGATTCAATTGGACGACGCCATGGAAGACGAGGAACTCCACTATGGCCCTAACGGAGGTTTGGTATTCTGCTTGGAATATTTAATACAGAATCAGGATTGGCTTAAAACACAACTATGCGGTGGAGACGATTCTGATAATGAGTTGGGCGGTGAACCGGATGACGATTATATACTCTTCGATATGCCTGGGCAAATAGAACTTTTTACACATTTATCAATGGGCAAGCAATTGGTTCAGTTGTTAGAATCGTGGAATTTCAGAATTTGTACCATATTCCTTGTCGACTCACAATTTATGGTTGATGgtgcaaagtttctatcaggcACAATGGCTGCTCTAAGTGTTATGGCAAATTTGGAAATGCCACATGTGAATGTTTTGAGTAAAATGGATTTACTAAGCAAAACAGTGCGAAAACATTTGGACAATTATTTGGATCCAGATCCTAAAGCATTACTTGGTGATATAACACAAGATTCAGCATGGGGACGAGCACATCGAAAGCTTTCGGAGGCGATTGGAAGTTTGATTGAGGATTTCAG ATCCTCCTCGTGTCCCTGGTTCAACGTGCCGGCTCGTGCAATGATAATAAGGCGAAATAAGATATATTCTCGCTTCAAGAGGTACCGCACGGAGGAAAACTGGCGAGCCTGCAAACTCGcgcgaaataataaaataataataataataaaaatgagtGCACGGCCCTTATTAAACGTGAGAAGTGCAAGTACTTCAGCAATTTGCTTGACTCGTCACTCCCGAACCATGTTGTGGCGTAACCTAAAAACCCCCCGGTGCATGTAA
- the LOC137254497 gene encoding GPN-loop GTPase 3 isoform X5 has protein sequence MRYAQVVIGPAGSGKSTYCTYMQRHGQDSKRSIEVVNLDPAAEHFEYQPLVDIRDLIQLDDAMEDEELHYGPNGGLVFCLEYLIQNQDWLKTQLCGGDDSDNELGGEPDDDYILFDMPGQIELFTHLSMGKQLVQLLESWNFRICTIFLVDSQFMVDGAKFLSGTMAALSVMANLEMPHVNVLSKMDLLSKTVRKHLDNYLDPDPKALLGDITQDSAWGRAHRKLSEAIGSLIEDFSCY, from the exons ATGCGGTACGCCCAGGTGGTTATTGGCCCTGCAGGCAGCGGTAAA tCAACATATTGCACATATATGCAGCGTCATGGACAAGATTCGAAACGTTCAATTGAAGTGGTCAACTTGGATCCAGCTGCTGAACATTTCGAGTATCAACCTTTAGTAGATATACGTGATTTGATTCAATTGGACGACGCCATGGAAGACGAGGAACTCCACTATGGCCCTAACGGAGGTTTGGTATTCTGCTTGGAATATTTAATACAGAATCAGGATTGGCTTAAAACACAACTATGCGGTGGAGACGATTCTGATAATGAGTTGGGCGGTGAACCGGATGACGATTATATACTCTTCGATATGCCTGGGCAAATAGAACTTTTTACACATTTATCAATGGGCAAGCAATTGGTTCAGTTGTTAGAATCGTGGAATTTCAGAATTTGTACCATATTCCTTGTCGACTCACAATTTATGGTTGATGgtgcaaagtttctatcaggcACAATGGCTGCTCTAAGTGTTATGGCAAATTTGGAAATGCCACATGTGAATGTTTTGAGTAAAATGGATTTACTAAGCAAAACAGTGCGAAAACATTTGGACAATTATTTGGATCCAGATCCTAAAGCATTACTTGGTGATATAACACAAGATTCAGCATGGGGACGAGCACATCGAAAGCTTTCGGAGGCGATTGGAAGTTTGATTGAGGATTTCAG
- the LOC137254497 gene encoding GPN-loop GTPase 3 isoform X4: MRYAQVVIGPAGSGKSTYCTYMQRHGQDSKRSIEVVNLDPAAEHFEYQPLVDIRDLIQLDDAMEDEELHYGPNGGLVFCLEYLIQNQDWLKTQLCGGDDSDNELGGEPDDDYILFDMPGQIELFTHLSMGKQLVQLLESWNFRICTIFLVDSQFMVDGAKFLSGTMAALSVMANLEMPHVNVLSKMDLLSKTVRKHLDNYLDPDPKALLGDITQDSAWGRAHRKLSEAIGSLIEDFSSCYS; this comes from the exons ATGCGGTACGCCCAGGTGGTTATTGGCCCTGCAGGCAGCGGTAAA tCAACATATTGCACATATATGCAGCGTCATGGACAAGATTCGAAACGTTCAATTGAAGTGGTCAACTTGGATCCAGCTGCTGAACATTTCGAGTATCAACCTTTAGTAGATATACGTGATTTGATTCAATTGGACGACGCCATGGAAGACGAGGAACTCCACTATGGCCCTAACGGAGGTTTGGTATTCTGCTTGGAATATTTAATACAGAATCAGGATTGGCTTAAAACACAACTATGCGGTGGAGACGATTCTGATAATGAGTTGGGCGGTGAACCGGATGACGATTATATACTCTTCGATATGCCTGGGCAAATAGAACTTTTTACACATTTATCAATGGGCAAGCAATTGGTTCAGTTGTTAGAATCGTGGAATTTCAGAATTTGTACCATATTCCTTGTCGACTCACAATTTATGGTTGATGgtgcaaagtttctatcaggcACAATGGCTGCTCTAAGTGTTATGGCAAATTTGGAAATGCCACATGTGAATGTTTTGAGTAAAATGGATTTACTAAGCAAAACAGTGCGAAAACATTTGGACAATTATTTGGATCCAGATCCTAAAGCATTACTTGGTGATATAACACAAGATTCAGCATGGGGACGAGCACATCGAAAGCTTTCGGAGGCGATTGGAAGTTTGATTGAGGATTTCAG
- the LOC137254497 gene encoding GPN-loop GTPase 3 isoform X3, with amino-acid sequence MRYAQVVIGPAGSGKSTYCTYMQRHGQDSKRSIEVVNLDPAAEHFEYQPLVDIRDLIQLDDAMEDEELHYGPNGGLVFCLEYLIQNQDWLKTQLCGGDDSDNELGGEPDDDYILFDMPGQIELFTHLSMGKQLVQLLESWNFRICTIFLVDSQFMVDGAKFLSGTMAALSVMANLEMPHVNVLSKMDLLSKTVRKHLDNYLDPDPKALLGDITQDSAWGRAHRKLSEAIGSLIEDFRLLFERFLTIAKRYLTMVICYR; translated from the exons ATGCGGTACGCCCAGGTGGTTATTGGCCCTGCAGGCAGCGGTAAA tCAACATATTGCACATATATGCAGCGTCATGGACAAGATTCGAAACGTTCAATTGAAGTGGTCAACTTGGATCCAGCTGCTGAACATTTCGAGTATCAACCTTTAGTAGATATACGTGATTTGATTCAATTGGACGACGCCATGGAAGACGAGGAACTCCACTATGGCCCTAACGGAGGTTTGGTATTCTGCTTGGAATATTTAATACAGAATCAGGATTGGCTTAAAACACAACTATGCGGTGGAGACGATTCTGATAATGAGTTGGGCGGTGAACCGGATGACGATTATATACTCTTCGATATGCCTGGGCAAATAGAACTTTTTACACATTTATCAATGGGCAAGCAATTGGTTCAGTTGTTAGAATCGTGGAATTTCAGAATTTGTACCATATTCCTTGTCGACTCACAATTTATGGTTGATGgtgcaaagtttctatcaggcACAATGGCTGCTCTAAGTGTTATGGCAAATTTGGAAATGCCACATGTGAATGTTTTGAGTAAAATGGATTTACTAAGCAAAACAGTGCGAAAACATTTGGACAATTATTTGGATCCAGATCCTAAAGCATTACTTGGTGATATAACACAAGATTCAGCATGGGGACGAGCACATCGAAAGCTTTCGGAGGCGATTGGAAGTTTGATTGAGGATTTCAG